A genome region from Cutaneotrichosporon cavernicola HIS019 DNA, chromosome: 5 includes the following:
- the FLO8 gene encoding uncharacterized protein (WD repeat-containing protein): protein MALPQHPISRPIHASQAVSHPNYRLMQQPGQPGQPGIPMFTGYASAMSVVRPQPGIGMNMVQQQQQAAMMQQQQRQQQMLSATQQQHHNLAQVQAQAAQAAQAAQVHTQAHTLQQQAQQQQTLQQQQLAQQQAAAAAAAQAQAQAQQQAAQQVASQQQQQQRPMAGHQISASPHLQQAFSVNGPTAALHPQHHAGYAQQAGVGMPAQRPPGAQIRPPRGGPVRPGQPQAVAVQQATTFQHTTMQQPGQQPGQAQHPQHAAGQMTPQPQHATPGGIGQPAHAQQTSAEQHQLAAHNAYNMSRGASVQSPMVQPLPTPDFLLKLYVYDFLTTHELTNTATAMRNEGGIGDQPMQIAHPKIDLAELWTVFWEYACAGKGPGAINNPAVFADTLLKMRNMASQINAAGGPSPQPVQQFPGAAAAGAALARGPSQQQAHAAFIAQQQQAAQQAAQQAQQHQQHAHQQHAHQQQAQQQQAQQQQQQVAQQMGQAQQQAGMSPAQVAMQAQHLQQQQQQQQQQAQQQQQQQQQQQQQQQQQQQQQQQQQQQASQQHMLQQQQQQQQAAHAQQQAARFQAAGSPAQHTRPPPSQQHVYATPQPAHMVMQPPSQAPPSHPSPMQPSPRMVTQQAGVMPSPLQKPARPPNGGPVPGGTPTLLHTALSQQGLPLSQPRSGTFMHQATPQAAVASPVGSITPQQQQHASPHPSSLQMAQMRQQMEQQKQTQAVNQHMQHQQHHHPGSHLQQQQMMQQRAGMLPHPQGQPGMGNTQQQIMLQQQFQQQQQHQHQQINALAQQAGIPNVNPGVMSSVLHSSGLAGRDLKSALQPHELTMIKEEYGKKLLDHHRMQQAHAQAHASRSPVIAGKVMVGSHAAQPVQQGLQRQPGGATRPHSVAFNGSTPMQQAESSQGAATRGNTPPDRKRQRRDSGSAAPSPYIQPQTLQGGFQPNMAMGQPMSVTGGSQQGRVPMNGGMDGHSPGMPGQSPRMMPNGIPSHSMQRNQSKPGDGSMPPPQSPAGTSLGRKTPQATGMSGITPKMQSTDVNRDQGTPKSLRNSPNNNTGAPQPESQNQPPSHGLTPSPPNASTTANASNTGDTSNQHGVNSNGPVGPNVFDLSGVNASGNNGQSLIVDAFPQQEADLSDWLNNLQETFDISQFIQDGDDADVNVNF from the exons ATGGCCTTGCCCCAACATCCTATTTCACGTCCTATTCACGCATCTCAAGCCGTGTCTCACCCAAACTACCGCCTCATGCAGCAACCCGGCCAGCCGGGCCAGCCGGGCATTCCCATGTTCACCGGTTATGCCAGCGCCATGAGTGTCGTCCGGCCCCAGCCCGGCATCGGCATGAACATGGTTcaacagcagcaacagGCGGCAATGAtgcaacagcagcagcggcagcaACAAATGCTCTCCGCGACGCAGCAGCAACACCATAATCTTGCCCAGGTCCAGGCGCAGGCAGCGCAGGCAGCGCAGGCCGCCCAAGTCCACACTCAAGCACATACTCTGCAGCAGCAAGCGCAACAGCAGCAAACTCtgcaacaacaacaattGGCTCAACAGcaagcagcagcagcggcggcggcgcaagcccaagcccaagcccaacaGCAAGCAGCCCAGCAGGTTGCATCCcaacagcagcaacaacaGCGACCAATGGCTGGCCACCAAATCTCTGCCTCTCCACATCTTCAACAAGCCTTCTCCGTCAATGGGCCAACGGCTGCCCTCCATCCCCAACACCACGCGGGCTATGCCCAGCAGGCAGGCGTTGGTATGCCAGCCCAAAGGCCACCTGGCGCCCAGATCCGTCCCCCGAGAGGTGGTCCGGTGCGCCCCGGGCAACCACAGGCCGTCGCTGTGCAACAGGCGACCACATTCCAGCATACTACCATGCAACAGCCAGGTCAGCAACCTGGCCAGGCTCAGCACCCGCAGCACGCAGCGGGCCAGATGACTCCTCAACCACAACATGCCACTCCGGGAGGTATAGGTCAGCCTGCACACGCGCAGCAGACGAGTGCCGAGCAGCACCAGTTGGCAGCACACAACGCGTACAACATGTCTAGAGGCGCATCCGTCCAGTCGCCGATGGTTCAGCCATTACCCACTCCCGATTTCTT GCTCAAGCTCTACGTCTACGACTTCCTGACCACCCACGAGCTCACGAACACGGCGACTGCGATGCGGAACGAAGGAGGCATTGGCGACCAGCCGATGCAGATTGCTCACCCAAAGATAGACTTAGCCGA ATTATGGACCGTCTTCTGGGAGTATGCATGTGCAGGGAAGGGGCCCGGGGCGATCAACAACCCAGCCGTCTTCGCTGACACCCTCCTGAAAATGCGCAACATGGCCTCGCAGATCAACGCTGCAGGAGGGCCCAGTCCACAACCGGTCCAGCAGTTTCCGggcgctgccgctgccggaGCGGCACTAGCGCGGGGTCCATCACAGCAGCAGGCTCATGCTGCATTCATCGCccaacagcagcaggcaGCCCAGCAGGCAGCGCAACAGGCTCAACAGCATCAGCAACACGCCCATCAGCAACACGCCCATCAGCAACAGGCCCAACAGCAACAGGCccaacagcaacagcagcaggtAGCCCAGCAAATGGGCcaggcgcagcagcaggccgGCATGTCACCAGCTCAGGTCGCGATGCAAGCGCAACACCtgcaacagcagcagcaacagcaacagcaacaggcacagcaacagcaacagcaacagcaacagcaacaacagcagcaacagcaacagcaacagcaacaacaacagcaacagcagcaggcgAGCCAGCAGCACATGCTgcagcagcaacaacagcagcaacagGCAGCGCATGCTCAGCAACAGGCAGCGCGATTCCAGGCCGCTGGCTCTCCGGCTCAACAcactcgtccgcctcctaGCCAGCAGCACGTCTACGCGACCCCCCAGCCCGCGCACATGGTGATGCAGCCGCCGTCCCAGGCTCCACCAAGCCATCCCTCGCCTATGCAGCCATCGCCTCGTATGGTCACCCAGCAGGCGGGAGTGATGCCTTCACCATTGCAAAAGCCAGCCCGGCCTCCGAACGGCGGACCTGTCCCGGGCGGGACGCCGACGCTGTTGCACACGGCGCTTTCCCAGCAGGGCCTGCCCTTGAGCCAGCCGCGAAGTGGTACGTTCATGCATCAGGCCACTCCACAGGCTGCTGTTGCTAGCCCTGTTGGTTCCATCACGCCTCAGCAGCAACAACATGCTTCGCCTcacccttcctcccttcaAATGGCCCAGATGCGTCAGCAGATGGAGCAGCAAAAGCAGACACAGGCGGTCAACCAGCATATGCAGCATCAGcagcaccaccacccaggTTCTCACCTGCAACAGCAGCAGATGATGCAACAGCGTGCGGGCATGCTTCCGCATCCCCAGGGCCAGCCGGGGATGGGCAACACGCAACAGCAGATCATGCTCCAGCAGCAGTTccagcaacagcaacagcatCAGCACCAGCAGATCAATGCCCTGGCTCAGCAAGCAGGCATTCCAAACGTTAATCCCGGTGTTATGAGCAGTGTGCTTCACTCGAGTGGACTGGCGGGACGCGATTTGAAGTCTGCCCTTCAACCACACGAACTG ACAATGATCAAGGAAGAGTACGGAAAGAAGCTCCTTGACCATCATCGCATGCAGCAAGCGCACGCGCAGGCGCACGCGAGTAGGTCCCCGGTCATCGCTGGCAAGGTCATGGTGGGATCACACGCTGCGCAGCCGGTGCAGCAAGGACTCCAACGACAACCGGGTGGTGCGACCCGTCCTCACAGTGTTGCTTTTAACGGCTCTACGCCGATGCAG CAGGCCGAATCCAGCCAGGGTGCTGCTACTCGCGGCAATACGCCACCGGATCGCAAGCGCCAGCGTCGCGACTCTGGTAGCGCGGCTCCGAGCCCGTACATCCAGCCACAGACGCTGCAGGGTGGGTTCCAGCCCAACATGGCCATGGGCCAGCCGATGTCTGTCACTGGCGGCAGCCAGCAGGGCCGCGTGCCAATGAACGGCGGGATGGATGGGCACAGTCCAGGCATGCCTGGACAATCGCCGCGCATGATGCCCAACGGAATCCCCAGCCACTCGATGCAACGCAACCAGAGCAAGCCGGGCGATGGGTCGATGCCTCCACCACAAAGCCCAGCAGGTACGAGCCTTGGTCGAAAGACGCCACAAGCTACGGGCATGAGTGGCATAACGCCAAAGATGCAAAGCACCGATGTGAAC CGCGACCAGGGTACACCAAAGTCGCTCCGCAACTCGCCCAACAACAACACGGGCGCGCCTCAACCCGAGTCGCAAAAccagcctccttctcatGGCCTaaccccttcccctcccaaCGCATCCACCACCGCAAACGCGAGCAATACAGGTGACACGTCCAACCAACACGGCGTCAACTCGAACGGTCCCGTAGGGCCAAACGTTTTCGACTTGTCAGGCGTGAATGCGTCTGGCAACAACGGCCAGTCGCTCATAGTGGACGCCTTCCCGCAACAGGAGGCCGATCTCTCAGATTGGCTCAACAACTTGCAGGAAACGTTTGACATTTCCCAGTTTATCCAAGACGGGGACGATGCCGACGTCAACGTCAACTTCTAA
- the ATP16 gene encoding uncharacterized protein (ATP synthase, Delta/Epsilon chain, beta-sandwich domain), with amino-acid sequence MKKPHSDPSGVIGSAEVPAPVAATRCLHVELELDKATNSPLHPTLKMSALRLTSSLRVASRVQAATLRRGYAAAADDKLKLSLVLPHQALFSAEGVTQVNIPAATGDMGILANHVPAIEALRPGVVEVIEDGGKSGKWFVSTGFATMHGNNSLTINAVEAYPLENFSIENVRAGLAEANKVLGSSAPEAEKAEATIEVEVFEALQAALSK; translated from the exons ATGAAAAAGCCACACTCGGACCCCAGCGGAGTTATCGGAAGCGCGGAAGTCCCCG CCCCGGTCGCTGCCACTCGCTGCCTGCACGTCgaactcgagctcgacaaggctACCAACTCGCCTCTCCACCCCACCCTC AAAATGTCCGCTCTCCGCctcacctcgtcgctcCGCGTTGCCTCGCGCGTCCAGGCCGCGACCCTGCGCAGGGGGtacgccgccgctgccgacgacaagctcaagctctcgCTCGTCCTTCCCCACCAG GCTCTCTTCTCCGCGGAGGGCGTGACCCAGGTCAACATCCCCGCTGCCACTGGTGACATGGGTatcctcgccaaccacGTTCCCGCCATCGAGGCTCTCCGCCCcggtgtcgtcgaggtcatcgaggacggcggcAAGTCGGGCAAGTGGTTCG TCTCGACCGGCTTCGCTACCATGCACGGCAACAACTCGCTCACGATCAACGCTGTCGAGGCTTACCCCCTCGAGAACTTTTCGATCGAGAACGTCCGCGccggcctcgccgaggctAACAAGGTGCtcggctcgtcggcgcccgaggctgagaaggccgaggccaccatcgaggtcgaggtctTTGAGGCTCTCCAGGCTGCCCTTTCCAAGTAG
- a CDS encoding uncharacterized protein (Utp14 protein) gives MGRNNGRAPSTRVFSASSSGGGKRKQRTREPKEVVDIDDAYTFDEKLPKRHRTSAAQLSLARDEAQPERPGAEDDDEDMAARIRKVAMQIAGDDAAEVEESDDEDIDSDEAWEEDGSDEERWGDVFANIKKGKGKKGKAVVLKPAKPININLDETDDESDPEVERSPRTAFNSAFPDEEEDEEEDDDEEMEEDDEDEDDEDEDEVFDEDPELPSDLSDDDDDAGMDGLDAFVDSLTSADKKRKTDADEPAAKKRRVLPVQAAPGVGDGDFALKSKTKVDLASLISSNPALSGASALLPSKSDKKSSSVLKSGVLPAPLPTVVQDRIDREAAYEKTREEGQKWSGLMKRVKEAEHLSFPLQAKARGGTKSAGEVVASFKPEGEHESAVDALLAAANLTDKGVAAAEDEALRGQDLSPEEIEARRAELRYQRELMFRAEQKAKRVSKIKSKTFRKLARKRAAKASANGVSLEDLERLDPEAAEEERERLERERARERATLRHGARSRFGRGADGEGTEAEAAERRTQRNEMLEMRDKLQRKIHGRESGESASESEESADEDDEDAIKARAFDQLASLSSKDDTPAAKKGLMQMKFMQKAQERRMREVADEADALRRDIDMFGEENDESEDEDAPQVLKLGEGRMVFSGPGDLEVTDKATPAKGKQGEKKAEKEVPRYNPSPSPEPASANPWLDASASAGPSRKKNAINKSSEAKAVRALKKAARTKDDDVDEVEINVDVGKKLSRSEAKKAAKAEAANDSSDDELLPASGVKAFKQRELVAEAFAGDDVVADFEAEKQAVIDADAPQEVDTTLAGWGGWGGKGVRKRKPNAKMIKKTAGVDAAARKDAGRANVIITEKKDRKAAKYLPTDLPFPFTSVKQYEAQFANPVGSEWNARAGFQRQTLPRVTKKPGAIIEPVRRLF, from the exons ATGGGACGCAACAACGGGCGCGCACCCAGCACGCGAGTgttctccgcctcctcctctggaggagggaagcgCAAGCAGCGTACCCGTGAACCGAAGGAGGTggtcgacattgacgacgCGTACACTTTCGATGAGAAGCTGCCAAAGCGCCACCGTACATCGGCCGCGCAGCTGAGCCTCGCTCGCGACGAGGCTCAGCCTGAGCGCCCTGGCGCtgaagatgacgacgaggataTGGCTGCGCGGATCCGCAAGGTTGCCATGCAGATTGCTGgggacgacgcggccgaggtggaggagagcgacgacgaggatatcgactcggacgaggcttgggaggaggacgggaGTGATGAGGAGCGGTGGGGAGATGTGTTTGCCAAcatcaagaagggcaaggggaagaagggaaAGGCGGTCGTCTTGAAG CCGGCCAAGCCTATCAATatcaacctcgacgagacggatgacgagagcgatcccgaggtcgagcggtCGCCTAGGACGGCGTTCAATTCGGCGTTCccggacgaggaggaggatgaggaagaagatgacgacgaggagatggaggaggatgacgaggacgaggatgacgaggacgaggacgaggtctTCGACGAGGACCCCGAACTCCCGTCTGACCTGtctgacgacgacgacgatgccgGAATGGACGGTCTCGATGCCTTTGTCGACAGCCTCACGAGCGCggacaagaagcgcaagacggacgccgacgagcccgcggccaagaagcgGCGTGTGCTGCCCGTCCAGGCCGCTCCGGGTGTCGGCGACGGTGACTTTGCGCTCAAGAGCA aaACCAAGGTCGACCTCGCTTCACTCATTTCGTCCAACCCTGCCCTGTcgggcgcgagcgcgctgcTGCCGTCCAAGAGCGACAAGAAGTCATCGTCGGTGCTCAAGTCGGGCGTGCTCCCTGCACCCCTTCCCACCGTCGTTCAGGACCGCATTGATCGCGAGGCCGCATACGAGAagacgcgcgaggaggggcaGAAGTGGAGCGGGCTTATGAagcgcgtcaaggaggccgagcacCTCTCGTTCCCACTGCAGGCCAAGGCACGTGGCGGCACCAAGAGCGCGGGTGAGGTCGTGGCGAGCTTCAAgcccgagggcgagcacgAGAGTGCTGTCGATGCTCTGCTAGCTGCTGCCAACCTTACCGACAAGGGCGTCGCTGcagccgaggacgaggctCTGCGCGGGCAAGATCTGTCGCcggaggagatcgaggcgcgccgcgcggaACTGCGGTACCAACGCGAGCTCATGTTCCGTGCCGAGCAGAAGGCGAAACGCGTGAGCAAGATCAAGAGCAAGACGTTCCGCAAGCTGGCGCGCAAGCGCGCTGCCAAGGCGTCGGCCAACGGCGTctcgctcgaggacctggaGCGTCTGGACCCCGaagcggcggaggaggaacgcgagcgccttgagcgTGAGCGGGCACGGGAGCGTGCAACGTTGCGCCACGGAGCGCGGAGTCGCTTTGGCCGCGGTGCGGATGGCGAGGGTactgaggctgaggcggcggagcgGAGGACACAGCGCAACGAGATGCTCGAGATGCGCGACAAGCTGCAGCGCAAGATCCATGGGCGCGAGTCTGGGGAGAGtgcgagcgagagcgaggagtctgccgatgaggacgacgaggacgcaaTCAAGGCGCGTGCGTTCGACCAGCTCGCGTCTCTCAGCAGCAAGGACGACACACCCgccgccaagaagggcCTCATGCAGATGAAGTTTATGCAGAAGGCCCAGGAGCGCCGCATGCGCGAGGTCGCagacgaggcggacgccTTGCGCCGCGACATCGACATGTTTGGCGAGGAGAatgacgagagcgaggacgaggacgcacCACAggtcctcaagctcggcgagggccggATGGTGTTCTCTGGGCCTGGTGACCTCGAGGTTACCGACAAGGCGACCCCAGCTAAGGGGAAGCAGGGCGAGAAGAAagccgagaaggaggtcCCGCGCTACAACCCTTCGCCATCCCCCGAACCCGCCTCTGCCAACCCATGGCTTGATGCATCAGCCTCCGCCGGGCCATCACGCAAGAAGAACGCTATCAACAAGAGCTCTGAAGCCAAGGCCGTACGtgcgctcaagaaggccgcgcggaccaaggacgacgacgtggacgaggtcgagatcaACGTAGACGTCGGGAAGAAACTGAGCCGCTCTGAAGCCAAGAAGGCAGCTAAGGCTGAGGCAGCAAACGATTCatcggacgacgagctcctcccTGCTTCGGGAGTCAAGGCATTTAagcagcgcgagctggtAGCCGAGGCCTTtgctggcgacgacgtggtGGCCGACTTTGAAGCCGAGAAGCAGGCTGTAATTGACGCAGACGCGCCTCAAGAAGTAGACACGACCCTTGCAGGCTGGGGCGGATGGGGCGGCAAGGGTGTTCGTAAACGCAAGCCAAACGCCAAGATGATCAAGAAGACTGCGGGggtcgacgccgctgcTCGTAAGGACGCCGGTCGGGCCAACGTCATCATCacggagaagaaggaccGTAAGGCGGCGAAATACCTCCCTACCGACCTACCGTTCCCATTCACCAGCGTCAAGCAGTACGAGGCGCAGTTTGCCAACCCTGTCGGCAGCGAGTGGAATGCGAGGGCGGGATTCCAGAGGCAGACTTTGCCACGGGTTACCAAGAAGCCGGGAGCGATCATCGAGCCTGTGCGCAGGTTGTTTTAG
- a CDS encoding uncharacterized protein (Arsenite efflux transporter): MTSTSPGEPGTPTITVSTHAFQATPGTARAIDARSIVTLIIFFVVNALVIFPLHIPIPRAIGHAANAMRDALLGLGRWDVYATAPDATDGGSETACSEPAPPAALTLSPSHAFVAHSPDVPPESALHSPDHVRPHLTLGLATAPVAGVLLLLASTCIPGSVIRGGIVSGVRPYDIMTLFLSFAYISLSLDCTGLLRFLAFTVASHSTSSGKALFLSLYVLFVLLSLGVGNDPVVLSGTPFVAYFTTHTNVNPTPFLFAQFQAANLASALLVSSNPTNLVLTSSFHLSFLSFSAWTALPTLAAAVALYPVLAVLYRKLIPKTLNPPDVNPRDALVDPTGAIFTSTVFIVAIIALIALSATGQLEGVLGVWTVTGPAAVLILLRDGLHDLRKRCRSSAAKPEVEMERVRPTNTCEAESPPDSKSRSPSPPFPSPSSPPPTKAKAKLHPIAWLRHTFPTVATVVSRLPLPLLPFAFSMFILVDALEYTGWVKVWAHWWAAWAKVGGTAGCIWLMGLVSVLGCNILGTNIGLTVLLSRILVVWRDAAAPSNRTLYGSVLALAIGSNFGAYSFVFSASLAGLLWRDILAQKGLVVGRLEFMRWNMVPLWTTMAVACLVIAAEVCIMF, translated from the exons atgacctcgacctcgccagGTGAACCGGGAACGCCGACCATTACAGTGTCCACGCACGCATTCCAAGCCACCCCAGGCACCGCACGGGCCATTGACGCACGGAGCATTGTCACGCTCATAATCTTCTTCGTCGTCA ATGCGCTGGTCATCTTCCCGCTTCATATCCCGATCCCACGCGCAATCGGGCACGCAGCCAACGCGATGCGGGACGCACTTCTCGGCCTGGGCCGGTGGGACGTTTACGCGACCGCGCCGGATGCCACTGATGGGGGGAGCGAGACTGCGTGCTCGgagccagcgccgccagcggcgcTCACCCTTAGTCCGTCCCACGCCTTCGTGGCCCATTCACCGGACGTGCCACCTGAATCGGCGCTCCACTCGCCGGATCACGTCCGGCCCCACTTGACTCTCGGTCTAGCCACCGCCCCCGTCGCtggcgtcctcctcctcctaGCGAGCACATGTATCCCCGGCTCCGTAATCCGTGGTGGCATAGTATCTGGCGTGCGCCCATACGACATCATgaccctcttcctctcatTTGCCTACATCTCCCTCAGCCTAGACTGCACCGGTCTCCTCCGCTTTCTGGCCTTCACGGTCGCCTCCCACTCAACATCGAGCGGAAAAGCCCTCTTCCTATCCCTCTACGTTCTCTttgtcctcctctctctcggGGTAGGCAACGACCCAGTGGTACTTAGCGGAACACCCTTCGTCGCTTACTTTACGACCCATACAAACGTAAACCCAACACCATTCCTCTTTGCCCAGTTCCAGGCGGCCAacctcgcctcggcgctgCTCGTATCCTCAAACCCAACCAATTTAGTCCTCACATCGTCGTTCCacctctccttcttgagcttTAGCGCGTGGACCGCCCTCCCAACCCTGGCCGCTGCAGTGGCGCTTTACCCAGTTCTTGCGGTGCTTTATCGCAAGCTTATCCCCAAAACGCTGAACCCGCCTGACGTTAATCCAAgggacgcgctcgtcgatCCCACAGGAGCGATATTTACCTCTACAGTATTTATCGTCGCCATCATTGCGCTTATTGCCCTCAGCGCCACGGGACAGTTAGAAGGCGTACTAGGCGTCTGGACGGTCACTGGCCCTGCTGCTGTCCTAATCCTCCTCCGAGACGGGTTACATGACCTGCGCAAGCGCTGCAGGAGCTCAGCCGCCAAGCCagaggtggagatggagcgcgTCAGACCGACCAACACCTGCGAGGCGGAG TCCCCGCCCGATTCCAAgtctcgctcgccatctccccctttcccttctccctcctctccaccacctACCAAAGCAAAAGCCAAGCTCCATCCCATTGCATGGCTGCGACACACGTTCCCGACCGTCGCGACCGTCGTGTCCCGCCTCCcgctcccactcctccccttcGCATTCAGCATGTTCATCCTCGTGGACGCACTCGAGTACACGGGGTGGGTGAAGGTATGGGCGCACTggtgggcggcgtgggcaAAAGTCGGCGGCACGGCGGGATGTATTTGGCTCATGGGGTTGGTGTCCGTGCTGGGGTGTAAT ATCCTCGGTACCAATATCGGCCTCACGGTACTCCTGTCCCGCATTTTGGTCGTGTGGCGCGATGCCGCGGCACCGAGTAATAGGACTCTGTACGGGAgcgtgctcgcgctcgcaaTCGGCTCCAACTTTGGCGCCTACTCGTTTGT ATTCTCAGCCTCCCTAGCCGGCCTGCTCTGGCGTGACATCCTCGCGCAGAagggcctcgtcgtcggtcgcCTGGAATTCATGCGCTGGAACATGGTACCGTTATGGACGACCATGGCCGTAGCGTGTCTCGTCATTGCTGCAGAGGTTTGTATCATGTTCTAG